A single region of the Gracilibacillus caseinilyticus genome encodes:
- the thiO gene encoding glycine oxidase ThiO, whose product MNKIVDEIVVGGGVIGASIAYELRKRGHSVLLIEANSIGSGASSAAAGMLGVQMEWQESSPLFQFAKESRALYPYLAEELYEITGIHMQYVKQGALKPIEQEDQIKELQKCADLHQEHGMRAEILRPDQFPEKHVAKDFAAALHCPDEGQVSAPHVTKAFAKAAERSGVHILEHTPVIDVLKEHGKAVGVLTRHGERFYANEVVITSGFQTADMVLTLPKLTPVKGECLSVKSEKVLFHTTLFTEGCYLVPKQGNRVIIGATTKPDETSREVEAGSVSGLLAKASRIVPEIKRASLEKVWSGVRPLTRDGYPYIGEVPEVPHLYIAAGHYRNGILLAPRTATYMADLLENKVDYRSYRHTFKRNIVKGVRL is encoded by the coding sequence TTGAATAAAATAGTGGATGAAATTGTCGTAGGTGGTGGCGTCATTGGTGCTTCGATTGCTTACGAATTGAGAAAGAGAGGACACAGCGTATTATTGATCGAAGCCAATTCGATTGGGTCAGGAGCATCCAGTGCAGCTGCTGGAATGTTAGGTGTTCAAATGGAATGGCAGGAGTCATCTCCGCTCTTTCAATTTGCAAAGGAGAGTCGTGCGCTTTATCCGTATCTGGCTGAGGAATTGTATGAGATAACTGGCATTCATATGCAGTATGTGAAGCAAGGAGCATTAAAACCCATAGAACAGGAAGATCAAATCAAGGAATTACAGAAATGTGCTGATTTACATCAGGAACATGGGATGCGAGCAGAGATACTTAGACCCGATCAATTCCCAGAAAAGCATGTGGCAAAAGATTTTGCTGCAGCACTGCATTGCCCGGATGAGGGTCAAGTGTCTGCGCCCCATGTTACAAAAGCTTTTGCAAAGGCAGCTGAACGTTCTGGCGTGCACATCCTCGAACACACACCTGTTATCGATGTTTTAAAGGAACACGGTAAGGCTGTTGGTGTCTTAACTAGACATGGAGAACGTTTTTATGCGAACGAGGTTGTGATAACGAGTGGTTTCCAAACGGCAGATATGGTTCTGACTCTCCCCAAGTTGACACCTGTCAAAGGAGAGTGTCTTTCCGTTAAGAGCGAAAAGGTTCTTTTTCATACAACATTATTTACAGAGGGGTGTTACCTTGTGCCGAAACAAGGTAACCGAGTAATTATTGGTGCAACGACTAAACCAGATGAAACTAGCAGGGAAGTCGAAGCTGGCAGTGTGTCGGGATTATTAGCAAAGGCTTCCAGAATTGTACCGGAAATAAAACGGGCATCATTGGAAAAAGTCTGGTCAGGCGTGCGTCCTCTAACAAGAGATGGTTATCCTTATATTGGTGAAGTCCCAGAAGTACCTCATCTATACATCGCTGCAGGGCATTATCGAAATGGGATATTGCTAGCGCCTCGCACGGCAACGTATATGGCAGATTTACTGGAAAATAAAGTGGACTACAGAAGCTACCGGCATACCTTTAAGCGAAATATAGTTAAGGGAGTGAGACTTTGA
- the thiS gene encoding sulfur carrier protein ThiS, which yields MKLVINGEAMQINDTVTTVEQLIRSLQLEKKSLIVEHNQAILKKEHHSNTVVSEGDRLEIVHFVGGG from the coding sequence TTGAAACTTGTCATTAATGGGGAAGCAATGCAGATCAATGATACGGTGACAACCGTAGAACAATTAATACGATCGTTGCAGTTAGAAAAGAAATCACTAATTGTCGAACATAACCAGGCTATATTGAAGAAAGAACATCACTCAAATACGGTGGTCTCAGAAGGGGATCGCTTAGAAATCGTTCATTTTGTAGGAGGAGGTTAA
- a CDS encoding thiazole synthase, with translation MLTIGNYQFSSRLFLGTGKYPNYAIQKQAVDQSETEVLTFSVRRMNIFDADQPNFLEEIDLERYRFLPNTAGAKNAEEAVRIAKLADASGLCDMVKVEVIGCDKTLLPDPVETLKATEILLEEGFTVLPYTSDDVVLARKLEELGAHAIMPGASPIGSGQGIINPLHLQFIIDQAQVPVIVDAGIGSPKDAAFAMELGADGVLLNTAVAGARDPVQMAEAMKLAIQAGRLGYQAGRIDKKEYAVASSPLEGISERG, from the coding sequence ATGTTAACAATCGGTAATTATCAGTTTTCATCTCGCTTATTTTTAGGAACAGGAAAATACCCAAACTATGCGATTCAAAAACAAGCTGTCGACCAATCAGAAACAGAGGTACTGACATTTTCGGTTAGACGAATGAATATTTTTGACGCAGATCAGCCCAATTTTTTAGAAGAAATTGATTTGGAGCGCTATCGCTTTTTACCTAATACAGCAGGTGCCAAAAATGCAGAAGAAGCAGTTCGTATTGCAAAACTAGCAGATGCTTCTGGTCTCTGTGACATGGTAAAAGTCGAAGTGATCGGATGTGATAAAACGTTATTACCCGATCCAGTTGAAACGCTGAAGGCAACGGAAATATTATTGGAGGAAGGCTTTACCGTATTGCCGTACACCTCCGATGATGTAGTGCTGGCCCGCAAATTGGAGGAGTTAGGAGCGCATGCGATTATGCCAGGTGCTTCACCGATCGGTTCTGGACAAGGAATCATCAATCCACTACATTTACAATTTATTATCGACCAGGCACAAGTTCCGGTCATTGTCGATGCAGGAATCGGTTCACCAAAGGATGCTGCTTTTGCGATGGAGCTTGGAGCCGATGGTGTCCTGTTGAATACAGCTGTCGCAGGAGCGCGTGACCCGGTTCAAATGGCAGAAGCGATGAAATTGGCTATCCAAGCCGGAAGACTAGGTTATCAGGCAGGACGTATCGACAAGAAAGAATATGCGGTAGCAAGCAGTCCACTAGAAGGAATTAGTGAGCGTGGATAA
- a CDS encoding MoeB/ThiF family adenylyltransferase: MDNRYHRQMLFEPIGEAGQQQLTGSHVAIVGAGALGSSNAEMLTRAGVGTITLIDRDYVELSNLQRQHLFTEQDAAERIPKAIAAKEKLKHINQETTVHAVVEDLGAEELEKIIPELDVVIDATDNFETRFIINDCCQKYQKPWIYGGCVGSYGLTFTVMPETSPCLHCLMEHIPADGATCDTVGIISPAVHMVVAHQVAEVLKILTGNREALSKKLVAFDMWSNQHSELNVDNLKKEDCPSCGKQQYPYLSYDAQLKPAVLCGRNTVQIRPAAGKQLNIAEIKRNLELNEALEPEANPYLLSFKVRDCRIVLFQDGRTFIHGTKDIQEAKKLYFRYIG; encoded by the coding sequence GTGGATAATCGATACCATCGCCAGATGCTGTTTGAACCAATTGGTGAAGCTGGACAACAACAATTAACAGGCAGTCATGTCGCGATTGTTGGCGCAGGCGCATTAGGCTCCAGCAATGCAGAGATGTTAACCAGAGCAGGGGTAGGTACGATTACATTAATTGACCGTGACTATGTAGAACTGTCCAATTTGCAACGACAGCACCTTTTTACCGAACAAGATGCAGCAGAACGTATTCCAAAAGCAATTGCAGCAAAAGAGAAGTTGAAGCACATTAATCAGGAAACCACGGTGCATGCTGTCGTCGAAGATCTAGGTGCCGAAGAATTGGAAAAGATAATACCCGAACTCGATGTCGTCATCGATGCGACTGATAATTTTGAAACAAGATTTATCATAAATGATTGCTGCCAGAAATATCAAAAGCCTTGGATCTATGGTGGCTGTGTCGGGAGTTACGGATTAACTTTTACCGTGATGCCAGAAACATCGCCATGCTTACATTGTTTAATGGAACATATCCCGGCAGATGGTGCTACTTGTGATACAGTCGGTATTATTAGTCCTGCCGTTCACATGGTAGTAGCACATCAAGTGGCGGAAGTATTAAAAATATTAACGGGTAATCGGGAAGCATTGTCGAAGAAATTAGTGGCATTTGATATGTGGAGCAATCAACATTCAGAGTTAAACGTAGACAACTTGAAAAAAGAAGACTGTCCATCATGTGGAAAACAGCAGTATCCTTATTTATCCTATGATGCTCAATTAAAGCCAGCAGTTCTCTGTGGCAGAAATACTGTGCAAATAAGACCAGCAGCAGGTAAACAGCTTAATATTGCAGAAATCAAACGTAATCTGGAATTGAACGAAGCGCTGGAACCTGAAGCGAATCCTTATCTATTGTCATTCAAGGTGCGGGACTGCCGGATTGTTCTTTTTCAAGACGGGCGCACGTTCATTCATGGAACAAAAGATATCCAAGAGGCCAAGAAACTCTACTTCCGATATATCGGTTGA
- a CDS encoding disulfide oxidoreductase, giving the protein MDKKKDTLLFIIWAQTLIATMGSLFYSEIMKYIPCELCWFQRILMYPLVIIYGYAVYKKDIRYAFPGLIMSGIGLLVSAYHYLIQHVPSLHSTGEACGVIPCNTIYVNYLGFISIPFLAFIAFLVIFSIHLFLIVQKRRA; this is encoded by the coding sequence ATGGACAAGAAAAAAGATACGTTACTATTTATTATTTGGGCACAAACCCTCATTGCGACAATGGGAAGTTTGTTTTACTCAGAAATCATGAAATACATACCCTGTGAATTATGCTGGTTTCAGCGAATTCTTATGTACCCGCTAGTAATTATTTATGGGTACGCCGTCTATAAGAAAGATATCCGATATGCCTTTCCTGGATTAATTATGAGCGGTATCGGTCTTCTCGTTTCCGCCTATCATTACTTGATACAGCATGTACCAAGTTTACATTCAACAGGTGAAGCGTGCGGTGTTATTCCATGTAACACGATATATGTAAATTATTTAGGGTTTATTTCCATTCCTTTTCTGGCTTTTATAGCTTTTCTTGTCATCTTTAGTATCCACTTATTTTTAATCGTACAAAAAAGGAGAGCCTAA
- a CDS encoding thioredoxin family protein, which yields MKKMIIFVLLLVVIFGALVFVVQYQNSQKLDGVDNPYNKSDLDQATIDQLEDPIYQNQILPDELQEKLDNGEDVTVYFYSPTCIHCQRTTPVVVPMAEEYGVDLVKLNLLEFEAAWNEYSIEATPTIVRYEAGEETARIVGEHEQADFENFFEQEVLHEE from the coding sequence ATGAAGAAAATGATCATATTTGTACTATTGCTTGTTGTCATTTTTGGAGCATTAGTATTCGTTGTACAATATCAAAACTCTCAAAAATTAGATGGGGTGGACAATCCCTATAATAAATCGGATTTAGATCAAGCAACAATTGATCAATTAGAAGATCCGATTTACCAGAATCAAATTTTGCCTGATGAATTACAAGAAAAACTGGATAACGGGGAAGACGTGACAGTGTATTTCTATAGTCCGACCTGTATTCATTGTCAGAGGACAACTCCTGTTGTCGTACCCATGGCTGAAGAATATGGTGTGGATTTAGTGAAGTTGAACCTGCTCGAATTTGAAGCAGCCTGGAATGAATACAGCATCGAAGCAACCCCGACGATTGTTCGTTATGAAGCCGGTGAAGAAACAGCAAGAATCGTAGGTGAGCACGAACAAGCTGACTTTGAAAACTTCTTTGAACAAGAAGTACTGCATGAAGAATAA
- a CDS encoding antibiotic biosynthesis monooxygenase family protein codes for MNGYMTNGTYEFLEKIKESHSISPFILMHNQVKSIAYYEDTASSIFETSRNYQVLTQIGQLTESGYISMTHIPVTEEGRPIFEMEYNQIVQDLEGVIAARVLRPFHGNQYILLIEWKDPEDFEKWKDQKPLPFKKQNSYVTGSVYSENFKVGGEE; via the coding sequence ATGAATGGATATATGACAAATGGAACATACGAATTTCTCGAGAAAATAAAGGAGAGTCATTCCATATCTCCCTTTATACTTATGCATAATCAAGTCAAATCGATAGCGTATTACGAAGATACCGCCTCATCGATTTTTGAAACAAGCAGGAATTATCAAGTGCTCACACAAATCGGGCAGTTAACCGAATCGGGGTATATCAGCATGACCCATATTCCTGTTACGGAAGAAGGCCGTCCCATATTTGAGATGGAATACAATCAAATCGTCCAAGATCTCGAAGGCGTTATTGCAGCACGAGTGTTACGTCCTTTTCATGGTAATCAGTATATTCTCTTAATCGAATGGAAAGACCCTGAAGATTTTGAAAAATGGAAGGATCAAAAACCATTACCATTCAAGAAACAGAATTCATATGTTACAGGATCCGTTTATTCTGAAAATTTTAAAGTGGGAGGAGAGGAATGA
- a CDS encoding transglycosylase domain-containing protein: MDKAKLKEFLQTIWSTVKRYKWFSITISTMIGLSICAYLFLIFGGRFVFDERAVILPTASKVVAEDGTVLGKLYTENRDYVTLDEIPDHVEAAFLAVEDQRFYEHAGVSFPAVARAVYRDVLAMSKVEGGSTITQQLAKNLFLVHDKTWMRKTKEVMASIYLERNYSKSQILELYLNEIYLAHGVHGIGTAATYYFGKPIQDLTIDEGALLAAMVKAPNSYSPFNDIEKAKERRNLVLSQMESTGDISTEQLLTYQATTIKTAEQEEERDPWLDDYFAYVLDELESDYDLSREALKRGGFTVEVAMDPSIQKIAYDHVQNDEHFHGSNDQVEASFVLMDQQTSKLKALIAGRDFQLNKTNHLLTNQQPGSLMKPLAVYGPAMQLGDYQPYDMLPDKDIDYDGYRVTNADGNYAGEVTMYDAVKESKNAPAVWLLDQIGISYSKSILEKMDITLKDQGLAIALGGLENGITPIQVAEGFRTFIHQGEWTHASSIEAVYDKEQELVKSQEQKAVNVFNTQTAWNMLRMLEAVVKEGTGSSGTFSKALAGKTGSTQHTAVDGAVKDAWFAGITPSYVMTTWIGYDEATEDNYLTEGSSQATALTKSILTEIDKRTPMDEAFQQPDGVEDLPEPIVLPTITDLDASMKLGGLSLLQGELTWSAAEDSRIIYRIYEQSEDGEHMIGEVEGKGSYTISPMNVFKTRKYYVVPYNPLTEQAGDVSNIATLKFDF, encoded by the coding sequence TTGGATAAAGCAAAGCTCAAAGAATTCCTTCAAACGATCTGGTCAACGGTAAAGCGTTATAAATGGTTTTCCATTACTATATCTACGATGATCGGCTTATCGATATGTGCTTATTTATTTTTGATTTTTGGCGGGAGATTTGTCTTTGATGAGCGCGCCGTCATTTTGCCGACTGCTTCCAAGGTAGTAGCGGAGGATGGCACAGTACTTGGCAAGCTTTATACAGAAAATCGAGACTACGTAACATTAGATGAGATCCCTGATCATGTCGAAGCGGCATTCTTAGCAGTGGAAGACCAACGTTTTTATGAGCATGCCGGTGTTTCTTTTCCAGCTGTTGCACGAGCTGTTTACCGTGATGTGTTAGCGATGAGTAAGGTGGAGGGTGGCAGTACGATTACCCAGCAATTGGCTAAAAATTTATTTTTAGTCCATGATAAAACATGGATGCGCAAAACGAAAGAAGTTATGGCTTCTATTTATTTGGAACGGAATTATTCGAAGTCTCAGATTTTAGAATTATACTTAAATGAAATTTACCTTGCTCACGGAGTTCATGGTATTGGGACCGCAGCTACATATTATTTTGGCAAGCCGATTCAAGATCTAACGATTGATGAAGGGGCGTTGCTTGCTGCTATGGTAAAAGCTCCGAATAGTTATTCTCCCTTTAATGATATCGAAAAGGCAAAAGAACGGCGAAATCTCGTGTTATCACAAATGGAAAGTACCGGCGATATTTCCACTGAACAATTATTGACGTATCAGGCGACTACTATTAAAACAGCAGAACAAGAAGAGGAAAGAGATCCATGGCTCGATGATTATTTTGCCTATGTACTCGACGAACTCGAGAGCGATTATGATTTAAGCAGAGAAGCACTAAAACGAGGCGGCTTCACAGTGGAAGTGGCGATGGATCCATCCATACAAAAAATCGCCTATGATCATGTGCAGAACGACGAACACTTTCACGGATCCAATGATCAGGTAGAGGCAAGCTTTGTGTTAATGGATCAGCAAACAAGTAAATTAAAAGCACTTATTGCGGGCAGAGATTTTCAATTAAACAAAACGAATCATTTGCTTACCAATCAACAACCTGGTTCGTTGATGAAGCCATTAGCTGTCTATGGGCCAGCCATGCAGCTGGGAGATTATCAGCCATATGATATGCTGCCAGACAAGGACATTGATTATGACGGATACCGTGTCACCAATGCTGACGGTAATTATGCCGGGGAAGTCACCATGTATGATGCTGTTAAAGAGTCAAAAAATGCACCGGCCGTGTGGTTGCTTGATCAGATTGGTATCAGTTACAGTAAATCGATTTTGGAAAAGATGGATATTACCTTGAAGGATCAAGGTTTGGCGATTGCATTAGGTGGGTTAGAAAATGGAATAACACCAATTCAAGTGGCAGAAGGCTTTCGTACCTTTATCCATCAAGGCGAATGGACTCATGCCAGCAGTATTGAAGCGGTTTATGACAAGGAACAGGAGCTCGTCAAATCCCAAGAACAGAAAGCGGTGAATGTGTTTAACACACAAACTGCCTGGAATATGCTGCGGATGCTAGAAGCAGTGGTGAAAGAAGGGACTGGTTCGAGTGGAACCTTCAGTAAAGCACTGGCTGGAAAGACGGGGTCGACACAGCACACAGCCGTTGATGGTGCGGTGAAAGATGCCTGGTTTGCAGGGATCACACCGTCTTATGTAATGACAACATGGATCGGATACGATGAAGCGACAGAAGATAATTACTTAACAGAAGGATCGTCACAGGCGACAGCACTGACGAAATCGATCCTGACAGAAATCGATAAACGAACTCCAATGGATGAAGCTTTTCAACAGCCAGATGGTGTGGAGGATCTGCCGGAGCCAATCGTACTGCCGACCATTACCGATTTAGATGCTTCCATGAAGCTAGGCGGTTTATCCTTGCTGCAAGGGGAATTAACGTGGTCAGCTGCTGAAGACAGTCGGATTATCTACCGAATATATGAGCAATCTGAAGATGGAGAGCATATGATTGGAGAAGTAGAAGGAAAAGGATCGTACACGATTAGCCCTATGAATGTATTTAAAACGAGAAAATATTATGTCGTTCCGTATAATCCTTTAACAGAACAAGCAGGAGATGTATCGAATATCGCTACCTTAAAATTTGACTTTTAA
- the hemE gene encoding uroporphyrinogen decarboxylase, producing MTRFNDTILKAFRGEETDYTPVWYMRQAGRSQKEYRELKEKYSLFEITHQPELCAYVTRLPVEMYDVDAAVLYKDIMSPLPAIGVDVEIKSGVGPVIDNPITSLRDVEKLGSIDPESDVPYVLDTIRLLTQEQLSVPLIGFSGAPFTLASYMIEGGPSKNYHKTKALMYSDHKAWFTLMDKLADMTITYVEAQVKAGAQAIQIFDSWVGALNIADYRTFIKPVMNRIFSALRDYNVPLIIFGVGASHLIKEWNDLPVDVIGLDWRMSIAEARQLDVTKALQGNLDPAFLMSDWEVIEEKTKQIIDEGKAHPSHIFNLGHGVTPEISPERLKKLTAFIHEYSKR from the coding sequence ATGACAAGATTTAATGACACAATTTTAAAAGCTTTCCGAGGGGAAGAGACGGACTACACGCCTGTTTGGTATATGCGTCAGGCTGGCCGCTCACAAAAAGAATATCGAGAATTAAAAGAGAAGTATTCACTTTTCGAAATAACGCATCAACCAGAGCTTTGTGCCTATGTGACGCGTTTACCTGTTGAGATGTATGACGTCGATGCAGCCGTACTTTATAAAGATATTATGTCTCCATTACCAGCGATTGGGGTGGATGTGGAGATTAAATCTGGCGTTGGACCGGTCATTGACAATCCGATCACTTCATTACGCGATGTTGAAAAACTCGGTTCAATTGACCCCGAAAGTGATGTACCATACGTTCTGGATACGATCCGATTATTAACGCAGGAACAATTGAGTGTACCGTTGATCGGATTTAGTGGTGCTCCTTTTACACTTGCAAGTTATATGATCGAAGGTGGACCTAGTAAAAATTATCATAAAACAAAAGCATTAATGTACAGTGATCATAAAGCATGGTTCACGTTAATGGATAAGCTGGCGGATATGACGATCACGTATGTAGAAGCTCAGGTCAAGGCAGGTGCTCAGGCGATCCAAATTTTTGATTCGTGGGTAGGTGCTTTAAATATAGCTGACTATCGCACTTTTATTAAACCAGTGATGAACCGCATTTTTTCTGCATTACGAGATTACAATGTGCCGTTAATTATTTTTGGTGTTGGTGCCAGCCACTTAATTAAAGAGTGGAATGATTTACCGGTGGATGTAATTGGGCTGGATTGGCGTATGTCGATTGCAGAAGCTCGTCAACTAGACGTGACCAAAGCACTGCAAGGAAATCTTGATCCCGCTTTTCTTATGTCAGATTGGGAAGTTATCGAGGAGAAAACGAAACAAATTATTGATGAAGGGAAGGCACATCCGAGTCATATCTTTAATTTAGGACACGGAGTTACCCCTGAAATCAGCCCAGAAAGATTGAAAAAATTAACTGCCTTTATACATGAATATTCAAAACGATAA
- the hemH gene encoding ferrochelatase, with translation MAKKKVGLLVMAYGTPYKEEDIERYYTHIRHGRTPSQEMLDDLTERYQAIGGISPLARITKEQAEALESRLNKMHDDIEFVYYLGLKHIEPFIEDAVEQMANDGIKEAISIVLAPHYSTFSVKSYNGRAKEEAEKHGIAIQSVESWYDAEGFISYWADAITNEYEKIENKEKAALIVSAHSLPEKILQNGDPYPDQLKRTADLIQEQTGIPNVEIGWQSEGNTPDPWLAPDVQDLTRELHEQKGFESFIYAPVGFVADHLEVLYDNDYECKVVCDDIGAAYYRPPMPNVHKTFIHTLANVVSEKLQSADQA, from the coding sequence ATGGCAAAGAAAAAAGTAGGACTACTCGTTATGGCATATGGAACGCCATACAAAGAAGAAGATATTGAAAGATATTACACACACATCCGTCACGGACGCACACCATCACAGGAAATGCTGGATGACTTAACAGAACGTTATCAGGCAATCGGTGGTATTTCTCCACTAGCCCGTATTACAAAAGAACAAGCAGAAGCACTAGAGTCTCGCTTGAATAAGATGCATGACGACATTGAGTTTGTGTATTACTTAGGGCTAAAACATATCGAACCATTTATCGAAGATGCAGTAGAACAAATGGCGAACGATGGCATTAAAGAAGCGATTTCGATCGTACTTGCACCGCACTATTCAACATTTAGTGTGAAATCCTATAACGGAAGAGCGAAGGAAGAAGCAGAGAAGCACGGTATTGCGATTCAATCCGTAGAGAGCTGGTATGATGCAGAAGGTTTCATTAGCTATTGGGCAGATGCTATCACGAACGAGTATGAAAAAATCGAGAACAAAGAGAAAGCTGCATTAATCGTTTCTGCGCACAGTCTGCCAGAAAAGATTTTACAAAATGGTGATCCGTATCCAGATCAATTAAAACGAACAGCTGATTTAATTCAAGAACAAACCGGTATTCCGAATGTCGAAATTGGCTGGCAAAGTGAAGGAAACACACCTGACCCATGGCTAGCTCCAGATGTGCAGGATTTAACACGTGAACTACACGAACAAAAAGGTTTTGAATCGTTCATTTATGCACCGGTTGGTTTTGTCGCGGATCATCTCGAGGTTTTATATGATAATGATTATGAGTGTAAGGTCGTTTGTGATGATATAGGAGCTGCTTATTATCGTCCACCAATGCCAAATGTTCATAAAACATTTATTCACACATTAGCAAATGTAGTATCTGAAAAACTGCAAAGCGCTGATCAAGCATGA
- the hemY gene encoding protoporphyrinogen oxidase: protein MKKITIIGGGIAGLTAAYYLDKKIKEDKLDYEITLLESTNRLGGKIKTERRDGFTIERGPDSFLIRKQSAERLARDVGIGDKLVKNGTGTSYILVGEDLHRMPQGSFMGVPTQVKPFLSSELFSLTGKLRAGMDYILPKGEAAEDQSLGKFFRHRLGDEVVENLIEPLLSGIYAGDMDDLSLMSTFPNFYQLEQEYGSLIKGLHKTNQAPKPATGKKPSMFYSIDGGLATLVEAMEEALSEGIVQKRKAVQDLTKTDKGYELTLQNGEKIESDAVLVATPYSVMKQLMNQYEVISELPHMRATSVANVALAFDKEAIKEDIDGTGFVVSRNSNYRITACTWTHKKWPETTTPEGKALLRCYVGRPGDEDVVDLSDEAIKDIVLHDINKIMKIDGDPIFSVVSRWKDAMPQYSIGHKQVVERLETGLANELPGVFIAGSPYRGIGIPDCIDQGEAAVENILSFLAE, encoded by the coding sequence ATGAAAAAGATAACTATTATAGGCGGTGGAATAGCAGGACTAACTGCCGCATATTACTTAGATAAGAAGATAAAAGAAGACAAACTGGATTACGAAATAACCCTGTTGGAATCAACAAACCGGTTAGGCGGTAAAATTAAAACAGAGCGACGGGATGGATTTACGATTGAAAGAGGTCCAGATTCCTTTTTGATTCGTAAGCAATCTGCTGAACGTCTGGCACGGGATGTTGGCATTGGAGACAAGCTGGTCAAAAATGGTACAGGAACCTCCTACATATTGGTTGGCGAGGATTTGCACCGCATGCCTCAAGGCTCTTTTATGGGAGTTCCTACACAAGTTAAGCCGTTCCTGTCTTCTGAGTTGTTTAGTCTGACCGGTAAATTACGAGCTGGTATGGACTACATTTTGCCGAAAGGTGAAGCCGCAGAAGATCAATCACTGGGGAAATTTTTTAGACACCGATTAGGTGATGAGGTCGTCGAAAATTTAATTGAACCACTATTATCAGGTATTTATGCTGGGGATATGGATGATTTAAGTCTGATGTCCACATTTCCTAACTTCTATCAGCTAGAACAGGAATATGGCAGTTTGATTAAAGGACTGCACAAGACCAATCAAGCACCGAAACCTGCTACCGGGAAAAAACCAAGCATGTTTTACAGTATAGATGGTGGTCTGGCCACATTGGTAGAAGCAATGGAAGAAGCATTATCAGAAGGAATTGTTCAAAAACGAAAGGCCGTTCAAGACTTGACGAAAACAGACAAAGGCTATGAACTTACGTTACAAAACGGTGAAAAGATCGAATCTGATGCAGTACTTGTTGCAACACCATATTCTGTGATGAAACAGCTGATGAATCAATATGAAGTGATTTCCGAATTACCACATATGAGGGCTACCTCAGTTGCCAATGTTGCATTAGCTTTTGATAAAGAGGCGATTAAAGAAGACATCGATGGCACCGGTTTTGTCGTGTCAAGAAATAGTAATTACCGAATTACAGCTTGTACGTGGACCCATAAGAAATGGCCGGAAACGACAACGCCTGAAGGTAAAGCATTACTCCGCTGTTATGTAGGTCGTCCTGGAGATGAAGATGTAGTAGATTTATCAGATGAAGCGATTAAGGATATTGTGTTACATGATATCAATAAAATTATGAAAATAGATGGCGATCCAATCTTCTCTGTCGTTTCACGCTGGAAGGATGCCATGCCGCAATACTCCATCGGTCATAAGCAAGTAGTCGAGCGCTTAGAAACAGGGCTTGCAAATGAATTACCAGGCGTATTCATAGCAGGAAGTCCCTACCGGGGAATCGGAATCCCTGACTGTATCGATCAAGGCGAAGCAGCCGTAGAAAATATATTATCGTTTTTAGCAGAGTGA